Proteins from a genomic interval of Nerophis lumbriciformis linkage group LG01, RoL_Nlum_v2.1, whole genome shotgun sequence:
- the LOC133570191 gene encoding uncharacterized protein, with the protein MCERTIAEYEEELSRTKEEKERQRQLLDAVFKKHQVVLHRTDVQQPRCFKEEEEEPQPRCFKEEEEEPQPRCFKEEEEEPQPPHNKEEVWITQEGECLVGQKEADLTKFPLTVVSVKTEDYEDKPPESSHLHPSPNNCEEHFLPEQQKWSFRMVKEEPQPSHIKEEEEAPQTLHIKKEKEDPLTLHFKEEEEVPETPHIKEEEEERSISQEGEHLEWLEEFPVIVKSEDDEVKGESEEKREAEPPSSSSTQHMTTEADGDHCGGSQADKILAPLSDSDDTTSHSPDTDDEDSKDDKTCHTDNTRLTCSHCDKTFSYRGNLKVHMRIHTGENPFACSICGKRFGRKNVLNLHMKTHTGEKPFSCSVCDKGFVQSGDLKVHMRTHTGEKPFSCSECSTCFKRSGNLKIHMRKHTGEKPFSCSLCGKCFIESSELKVHMRTHTGEKPFMCSICSKRFTQKANLIMHTRIHTGEKPYTCSVCGKGFTQSQSLKAHVRTHTGDKTFMCSICSKRFTQKAYLSRHTKIHTGEKPFMCSVCGKGFTQSHCFNVHMRTHTGEKV; encoded by the exons atgtgcgaaagaacgatagcagagtacgaggaggaactttctcgaacaaaagaggagaaggagcgacaacgtcaactactggacgctgttttcaagaaacatcaagttgtgttacacagaacag acgtccagcagccccgctgctttaaagaggaagaagaggagccgCAGCCCCGCTGctttaaagaggaagaagaggagccgCAGCCCCGCTGctttaaagaggaagaagaggagccacagcccccACATAATAAAgaggaagtgtggatcactcaggagggagagtgtcttgtAGGGCAgaaggaggctgatctcaccaagtttccactgactgttgtctctgtgaaaaCTGAAGActatgaagacaaaccacctgagtcctcacacctTCATcccagtccaa ACAACTGTGAAGAACATTTTCTCCCTGAGCAACAgaagtggagcttcaggatggtgaaggaggagccacagccctcccacattaaagaggaagaagaggcgCCACAGACACTGCATATTAAAAAGGAGAAGGAGGACCCACTCACTCTCCATttcaaagaggaagaggaggtgcCAGaaaccccccacattaaagaggaagaggaggaacgcagcatcagtcaggagggagagcatcttgaatggttggaggagttcccagtgattgtgaagagtgaagatgatgaggtcaaaggtgaaagtgaggagaagagagaggcggagcctccaagcagcagctcaactcaacacatgacaacagaagctgatggagaccactgtggaggatcacaagcagacaagatcttggctccactatcagatagtgacgacacaacgtctcactctcctgacactgatgatgaagactctaaagatgataagacatgtcacactgacaacacacgcttgacatgttctcactgtgacaaaactttcAGTTACCGTGGTAatctgaaagtacacatgagaatacacactggagaaaacccTTTtgcttgttcaatctgtggtaaaagaTTTGGACGAAAAAATGTGTTGAAtttacacatgaaaacacacactggagaaaagccTTTTTCATGTTCAGTATGTgataaaggttttgtacaaagtggtgatctgaaagtacacatgagaacacacactggagaaaaacctttctcctGCTCAGAATGTAGTACATGTTTTAAACGAAGTGgtaatttgaaaatacacatgagaaaacacacgggagaaaaacctttttcatgttcattgTGTGGTAAATGTTTTATAGAAAGTAGTgagttgaaagtacacatgagaacgcacactggagaaaaaccattcatgtgctcaaTTTGTAGTAAAAGATTCACACAGAAGGCAAATTTGATCATGCACacaagaatacacactggtgaaaaaccttatacatgttcagtatgtggtaaaggttttacacaaagtcaatctTTAAAAGCAcacgtgagaacacacactggagacaaAACATTCATGTGCTCAATTTGTAGTAAAAGATTCACCCAGAAAGCATATTTATCAAGACACACAaaaatacacactggtgaaaaaccttttatgtgttcagtatgtggtaaaggttttacacaaagtcactgttttaatgtacacatgagaacacacacaggtgagaaagtgtag